Proteins encoded together in one Branchiostoma floridae strain S238N-H82 chromosome 18, Bfl_VNyyK, whole genome shotgun sequence window:
- the LOC118405486 gene encoding QRFP-like peptide receptor codes for MFDCYEVNDTTTYYKELVPKEDWPDSFIVQTPVPCQYFRSQIPPTDPSYRYTVVVLYVVIMVTSLIGNTLVIYTVLFDRTMRTVTNMFLVSLSVSDLLITLLSVPYHILWAINSFEWEYGDVLCKLPQYIKGLSVTASVLSLTAISAERYLAILRPLAAQRYLSRPRLTVAVTLIWAVACLVYIPMLLYLGVRTTVEEKSAGDPNCTHEHCDYFNFTIKFSFLRCEEEWASPEAERAYTLCLFLMLFCLPVVIMGVLYGRVAVHLWFWKPAGDHSSARLRNVNTKRVVRVLILFIFVFVICWAPYFVSMLLRLSYKLEGDAYGAYAHRIFTLIAHANSAVNPFLYALMSQRFRERLSCCRKGKANIASGLKAANIKPLETVTKRTRASTFGESQQVVAPLHVEIQLN; via the exons ATGTTCGACTGCTACGAAGTCAACGACACGACCACCTACTACAAGGAACTCGTGCCCAAAGAAGACTGGCCGGACTCCTTCATCGTCCAAACGCCGGTTCCTTGTCAGTACTTCCGATCGCAGATCCCACCCACAGACCCGTCCTACAGATATACGGTGGTAGTGCTGTACGTGGTTATCATGGTCACCTCTCTCATAG GTAACACACTGGTAATCTACACCGTGCTGTTCGACCGGACCATGCGGACCGTGACGAACATGTTTCTGGTGTCCCTGTCGGTGAGTGACCTGCTCATCACGTTACTCAGTGTACCCTATCACATCCTCTGGGCGATCAACAGTTTTGAGTGGGAGTACGGAGATGTGCTGTGCAAG TTACCACAGTACATCAAGGGCCTGTCCGTGACGGCCAGCGTGCTGTCTCTCACGGCCATCTCAGCCGAGCGGTACCTCGCCATCctgcgccccctagcggctcagCGCTACCTCTCCAGGCCGCGCCTGACAGTGGCCGTGACGCTGATCTGGGCCGTGGCGTGCCTAGTGTACATCCCTATGCTCCTGTACCTCGGCGTTAGGACCACAGTGGAGGAAAAGTCGGCTGGAGACCCCAATTGCACACACGAGCACTGCGACTACTTCAACTTCACGATCAAGTTCAGCTTTCTGCGGTGTGAGGAGGAGTGGGCTTCTCCCGAAGCCGAGAGAGCGTACACGCTGTGCCTGTTCCTCATGCTGTTCTGTTTGCCTGTAGTTATCATGGGCGTGTTATACGGCAGGGTGGCGGTACACCTGTGGTTCTGGAAACCCGCAGGTGACCACAGCAGCGCGCGACTGCGTAACGTCAACACCAAGCGCGTAGTCCGCGTTCTGATCTTATTCATCTTCGTGTTCGTGATCTGCTGGGCCCCGTACTTCGTGAGCATGCTCCTCCGTTTGAGTTATAAGCTTGAGGGTGACGCTTACGGCGCCTATGCGCACAGGATCTTCACCCTGATCGCTCACGCTAACTCCGCAGTCAACCCGTTTCTGTACGCTCTGATGAGCCAGAGGTTTCGCGAGCGGTTGTCCTGTTGTCGCAAGGGGAAGGCGAACATCGCGAGCGGGTTGAAAGCGGCTAACATCAAGCCGTTAGAAACGGTGACGAAGCGAACCCGGGCGTCCACGTTTGGGGAGAGCCAACAGGTGGTCGCGCCGCTGCATGTGGAAATTCAGCTGAATTAA
- the LOC118405246 gene encoding uncharacterized protein LOC118405246 produces the protein MADEQYKNLNFPERDVAVEVLSDKLRRAAMFINEREAQRYKRVMQQLDISVKEQDERQRAAREKTNDRLREILASKFALTEFDAGTEDGSRDHTKYDPLHHGTYAYHKNVREAYDRKYIALEPRNVRMMRQRTILQKCRSYSDPLFDRKETTSAIFRRFRPSKRPLSDTTAIGYSDNAATMSKRKGIKKIEVKERRRASLSKVTTLPTLSLVMTKPKLVPLDSSTEDLDKTAVEKVPITKHDKQDSHAERTVRGNQKSRT, from the coding sequence ATGGCGGACGAACAATATAAGAACTTGAACTTCCCAGAGAGGGACGTGGCCGTGGAAGTGCTTAGTGACAAACTCAGGAGAGCCGCTATGTTTATAAACGAGCGAGAGGCGCAGCGGTACAAAAGAGTCATGCAACAGTTGGACATCTCCGTGAAAGAACAGGACGAGAGACAGCGAGCCGCGCGGGAAAAAACAAACGATAGGCTGAGAGAAATTCTAGCGTCCAAGTTCGCGCTGACAGAATTCGACGCGGGAACCGAGGACGGGTCACGTGATCACACCAAGTACGACCCGTTGCACCACGGGACTTACGCGTACCACAAGAACGTACGGGAAGCGTACGACAGAAAGTACATCGCGCTAGAACCGCGGAACGTTCGCATGATGCGGCAGAGAACCATCCTGCAGAAATGCAGAAGTTACAGCGACCCGTTGTTTGACCGAAAAGAAACGACGTCCGCCATTTTCAGACGGTTTCGTCCTTCAAAGCGCCCCCTGTCGGATACGACTGCTATTGGATATTCAGATAATGCCGCAACGATGTCAAAGAGGAAAGGAATCAAGAAGATTGAAGTAAAAGAACGCAGAAGAGCGTCACTGAGCAAAGTAACCACGTTACCGACTTTGTCCCTTGTCATGACCAAACCGAAGTTAGTTCCACTTGATTCATCCACCGAGGATCTCGACAAGACCGCCGTGGAAAAAGTGCCGATCACCAAACATGACAAACAGGATTCGCACGCCGAAAGAACAGTGCGAGGGAATCAGAAAAGTAGAACATAG
- the LOC118405817 gene encoding uncharacterized protein LOC118405817 — MGKLGIFVLILTGISLPLQMVTIVLHTVTMADCLNKNTPLPDVVCTDTSLIPGTVAIEATYGAATLLLSVSWVANIVLICGLRRRYSSKKVWKRLFVWKYVTMMFFAVFYHFLEGLSTQGNPYTASFLGLTKITVAFLMLIENDRECFGKPWQARVDRTVSGTLGIDNLLHFLMAVPFLKSVVSGEIGLNANVVEGTPGLWNAFLLLLTVNSVAFRFVLARFFLQRCWLGNRSFSLLGDAWDLRDYNRKVSIDMADGDAEYQPLSRIEVDAPEQETGTPEAEPKTAEVTAEDGAVLSNLTDEPDHVDEKM, encoded by the exons ATGGGAAAACTCGGCATCTTCGTCCTCATTCTAACGGGCATCTCCCTGCCGCTACAGATGGTGACCATCGTGCTCCACACAGTCACCATGGCGGACTGTCTCAACAAGAACACGCCGCTTCCAGACGTGGTCTGTACCGACACCTCCCTCATACCCGGCACGGTGGCCATAGAGGCCACGTACGGCGCCGCCACCCTACTCCTGTCGGTGTCCTGGGTCGCCAACATCGTCCTCATATGCGGGCTCAGACGGCGCTACAGCAGCAAGAAAGTCTGGAAGCGACTTTTTGTCTGGAAATACGTGACCATGATGTTCTTTGCGGTGTTCTACCACTTTTTGGAGGGGCTGTCGACGCAGGGGAATCCGTACACGGCAAGCTTTTTAGGACTTACAAAAATAACGGTGGCGTTTCTCATGCTGATTGAGAATGATCGGGAATGCTTCGGGAAGCCATGGCAGGCTCGTGTGGATCGGACGGTTTCGGGAACTCTCGGGATCGACAACTTGCTACATTTCCTGATGGCCGTGCCGTTCCTTAAGAGTGTGGTTAGCGGGGAAATAGGACTGAACGCGAACGTGGTGGAAGGGACGCCGGGGCTGTGGAACGCGTTTCTACTGCTCCTGACGGTCAACAGTGTGGCGTTTAG GTTCGTGTTAGCCCGGTTCTTCCTGCAGCGCTGTTGGCTCGGGAACCGTTCCTTCAGCCTGCTCGGCGATGCCTGGGACCTGCGCGACTACAACAG GAAGGTCTCTATCGACATGGCCGACGGAGACGCCGAGTACCAGCCCCTCTCCCGAATAGAAGTCGACGCGCCCGAACAGGAGACGGGCACGCCCGAAGCCGAGCCGAAGACAGCCGAAGTGACAGCCGAAGATGGCGCGGTTCTCAGTAACCTTACCGACGAACCAGATCACGTGGATGAGAAAATGTAG